Genomic DNA from Cucurbita pepo subsp. pepo cultivar mu-cu-16 chromosome LG13, ASM280686v2, whole genome shotgun sequence:
CGGTTGGCTTAGAATTGTAGGCCGATTTTTGCATAAACTCTTTCGATtgatttactttatatgtAGCGGTACTATAGCTAGAGAGCTGAATGCTAGTGGGATTGAGAGCTGCATGAACTCTTGGTGAAATGGTTTGGTTTTATCTGGCGAATACTAGTTCTGGGTAATTGAAACTTTATTCTGATTGTAGGATTCTCTATTCTTATCATAGCCACTGCATTAATATGTCTCGGTTATGTTTGATGTGTAATATGAGATGGAAATTCATCGAGTACGTCGGAAAATTCGTCGAGTTGGTCCCTGAATTGGAAATACTTAACAATTTGACTTTGCCAAGAAGTTAGCCTCATGGACTCATGATTGATTGCACAGACCTTATATTATAGGGAAAATGGTCCATTTGTGACCCGATTTTAGTAGTTGACGTTAGTTTGTTGTTCTCGACAAATGATGATTGATTTATAGGCATGAAGTCTAGCTTTGCCATTCGATCCGAGGAACAGATAttgtaaattatattttctagaAAAAGTTGGGGATCATTTGGTAGTTTGCTTTCCATAttagtttttatgatttattcaTAGGAATGCAATCTGTGTTCGAAAATCGTGGTTCACTTCTTGAGAACGTTTTGTGGGAAAGAAGATCAATTTGTGACTTCTTATCTGGTGGAAGGGTTTCTTGTATTTTCTCAATTAACTATCCATTAAAGAGGTCTAGGGATTTTGCTTCATTCACTTTATATAGCTAGAGCGGACTCATGGATTGTATTTCCATATGCCTCATAGATTCTCTATTATTGTTTATCTGCTTGGTTACAAATCCTCACatattttattcctttttcttgagGTGGTTTAGGTTGTCATGCTTGGCTTGGATGCGGCTGGCAAGACAACTATATTGTACAAGCTGCATATTGGGGAAGTCTTATCGACGGTTCCCACAATTGGTAGGTTCTTCACTATTAAACAAAAAGTCTCAATCTAGGGATTTTCCTAACTTCTTGATTGAGTGTAAGTATCTATATTTTTTGTGGTATCATAACTTCTGTGCTAGCTAATATATTTCTGCCCTAAATCAAGGATTCCAGTGTAATGCTTTAGAGACAATGCTAGATGACAACGTGGGGGATGTATTGCAAAATTCATACATTTGAGACAATGCCAGACAATGCCCTAAATCAAGAATTTAGCGAAATTGTCTTTGGAGAAAAATTCTTCTTTCTATTGTAATGTGTGGGGGATTTATTGAAAAGCTTAAATGGAAACAAGGGCTTGGGTTTTCTGTCAATGAGATCTCAAAAAATTCTTTAAGTACGGTTGAAAAGTTGCAGTCTTCTTATTCTCAATGGGTtaagaaagataaaaacagTGGTGAAGTGAGCTATAATGGTTGTTTCTAGGTTGTTTGCTCACAACAATTGGAAGGAGATTAAAGATGTTCTGGAAGACCACTTTTAAGGACCTTGTTTCAATTAATCATTTCATGGCAGATTTTACTAGTTTTTAAGGGTGGAAACTCATTCAAGGCTTTTGATTTGATGGTAAATGGAGACTCTATGGTGATTTAAAATTGCTTATTGAAACATGGTCTCGTGAAAAGCACaatcatttgaattttattgaaGGTTATAGTGGATGGATCTCCATCAAGAACTTGCCTCTAACCTATTGGGATCGTAGCATATTTGAAGCTATCAACCATTACTTTGGTGGTTTGAGAGTATTTCTTCCTAGGCTCTTAATATTTTAGGTTGCACTGAGgcttttccatttctttggATTACATCGTTTACATCAAGTCATAGAAAATGGAGTTTGTAACTTGAATAATGTTGTAATTAATCATCCAACCGTTTAATTCCAGAGAATTGGGAGCTTGAAGTCTCTGAGACAGGGATGGATGTTTTTCCACCTTATGAGATTCATGAGTCCCCCATTGAGGCATCCATTAAAACTCTGGAGTTCTCAAAACCCTTCTCTGTTAAAAATTGTTACATTGCTACAATATACTTGGAGAAGTGagtctttcatttcttctcagTCGCCAGTCGAGGATAAAGCTGTGGATCTGATTTAGTTGGCTAAAAGTAGAGGTTGCAGAGAGGTGGTTCAGAAATGCTTTGGCTGTGGAGGAAGCCACTGAGAAAGGACAGAGGAGAGGGGTAAGGGAAAGGGAGTGCGGGGCTgaagagagaacaaaaaagcTATAATTGCGTCCTCACTAATTGATAATTGCgctttctttatatttatcaATTAAACTTAATACTTCCGAATATATCCCTTAGATGGTACATGGTCATCTGGTTTCTTGTGTGGGTTTTTCTTGCCTTTCTTGTGCTAATAATTGTTTCAGTTCTTTGCGCCATTATTAGTAGTAAAGTTTTTTAAGGCATTCATAGACGTTTGGTGCTTGCAATCATAACCTGGTGGTTTTATCCCGTTAATGTGccattaaattgatttttcattttccattcaGGTTTCAATGTGGAGAAAGTCCAGTATAAAAATGTTGTGTTCACTGTTTGGGACGTTGGAGGACAAGAGAAACTGAGGCCATTATGGCGTCACTACTTTAATAACACAGATGGACTGGTAATGACTACTAGTGTTAGAATTTCTACcatttacaaatatttgtGTCTAATTTTAATTGTCAAACATTTGTCCTTTATTGtccttgttcttttttccatGTTCGTACCAGGTCTCTCTTCTATATAAGAAGACCTAAATTGCACATATtaacatatcaatatatttttattctctcAAAATTAGGATGGCATCAAGAGTAAAGAGGTTATGTGTCTAAACTCTATAATGTTGATTCCTCCaccaacttaaaaaaatttcaaacccaCAAATAGGGATGTTAAAGTATTGATACAAGTTTAAGTTTACCGCAACTCCTCAACTTAAGCTTTTGGATTCAGTGATAATTTAACATAGAGCAGTAAACCTTGATCCTTAAAAAACCCTAGTTGCCACTTGTACTATCTATCTTCAGAGCCTTAGTTGCAATGTCTAAGTGATGCACCCTACTTCTAGATCTTCGTGGTTGTTGGTGCCATGTTCGCCATTCAAGTATGGTCGTCGCTTAAACCTTCCTCAGTTGTGTACCAGTATGCTGCCAAGGTGGCTTCTCCTCAATCCATTTTTGGTCAGACATTTGCACCATTCAATTCATGTTTGATTGTCGTTGTTCACgcttttcaatttgtttttttgttgctgATTCCTCCACCCTAAGCTGATTTGTGCCTTCTAGTTGATTCACACGCTGATGTCAACTAGAAGGATTGGTTCATGTCCTGGTGCCCACACATTCGTGGATTAGGTCTTCCCCTGTCCAAAAAGTTCTAAATTGCacatattaatatatgaatatatttttatcctCCCAAAACTAAGAACTAGTAAGGGATGTcaatgaattttgaaatttggatttttattCTTCAGGTTTCTTTTTAacattcaatttgattttatagTATAAAGTATCATTCTGGagttattgtttatttattgacCTCCTTTCTTGTTCATAGAAGCCTATTATTGgtctttttcttataaattattgtaagATGATCTTACATTCTCTCCTAATATTCATCTAACAGAAACAAGTCCTTATACTGATAGCTTTACTCGTGCAGATTTATGTGGTTGACTCCTTGGACCGAGAGAGAATTGGGAAGGCAAAAACAGAATTTCAGGTTATGGCTCAAGTTGCATTGTGCATTTACGTATGGCGTTATGGGCAACCCTTTGTTTGCTGATatgtaatttttctttcaggcCATCATTAACGATCCATTTATGCTGAACAGTGTCATATTGGTCTTTGCGAATAAGCAGGATATGGTATGTAtatctcatcttcttctggTACATActgtataaataattaatgttgtATATCCATAATTTGGTTGTATATTATGGGTTGGGAAGACAAAAGATAAACTCTTCAACCTGCTTCATTTTACAAACCTGCACTGATACGTGAAGTACATGATGCATATGTGATAAAGGTCTGAGCTAGTTGTAATATTAGTATTACTCCTCTCTTTGAGATACACATGCCATGTCATAAGAACAAAGGTTAGTTTCTAACAAGCCCAAGTTGCGAAAAGGACCTGTAACTAACGTGAATTGTGAACAAGAATATTGAATACTGagtatttgatatttatttggACAATCGGTTCTGTTTCTGAATAACggatatttttagattttgtttccaatatatttttagttgttATCTTAAAAATCAGGTCCTTACATTtagtcaaagaaaaagaacagaaatgtTTTCATACTTGAAGAGGACGAAGTATCGTTTTAGAAAGTAATCTACCTTGATTATGCGGTTTAGAGATTGCTTCTAGCCCCTCAAGTTTGTCTGATCCCTCTTGTGTCGTCCGAATCTCAAAACATATTACGTAGTGAATGGTAGGGGTCGGAATATGAGTATAGACAGATAGATAGCGGGAGTATCAAGTATGGAGTCCATGCGTATTTAAAGCCAGCTCTTGAAGCCATAAGACACCAGCCTTGTCCATGCAAAGTAGGGTGAATAAAGAAAGGTGAAGTTGATATTGTGCCATGATCAATTGTAAACTTTTATTAAGATCAGATGACCTATGAATTCAAATGGTCTCTTGCCACACCATATTAGGTCGCAGTTACCCCATAACAAAATCATGTCCAAGCCTTATATAGGGCATAACATCTATTAGTTTCTTTGGTTTGATATTAAAACTGAGCTTTTGTCCAGTTCTAGACGAAAGAGTGCAATGTGTCTTCAGCTGTGCTTGTCAAGCACTTTATATATGAAGCATTGAAGGTGAAGTTGAACACTGGTGATTTATAGGCGCCTTACCTTTTCTTGAGAAATATTTAGCACCAAATCAACTTTAATCCTGCTTCTTTGTACCCAACAAAACGTTATTTGCATGAGAGTCCTAAGGGATAAACCTTTTGACCATATAAAAGAGTTACTTGATGAAGATCGCATAGGATCAAGTCTACACGTCATCGAATATTAGCTCTCGTTCCACCGAAGAAAGATGGAAGTTGTTGCCTGCCTGATGATAATTGAGAAACCCACAAATTCATGATGAAATCCCCCAGCAAAGATACAAGGGTCAAACTGGAAAACACCTACCCAATTCATCAATTAAGATAGCACTGTCAGCACCAATAACCACATGGTCCTCTGTGTTAGAGGGTTCGACCCCTGTTCCCACCTATgtatatgaaatattttaagaagtgAACATCTTTTTTAGTCGCAGGGTCCGGGGAAAGAATAGGAAATGTGATTTCACTATATTTCTGATTAGGAACGGGCCTATcccaagaatattttttttaatgggacGATAGCTTTGAAAAGATGGATtacccattttttctttaatcttggGAGAAATACGATCGGGGTCTAAATCAAACTCTTCGGGTAAAATAAGAACAACCCCCACGTGTTCAAACCACACTTTTTTCCATTCGCAAGAACTTATTTCTTGCAACAGGCTTTTCTTTGTCTTGTTCATACATCTCTTCTTTCGTTCAAGTTCGATTTCACATGCAATAGTAAGTAATAGCATCAATAATGATTTTGATATCTCTTAGTTCATTCTAACGcaatttttaatgattttgttcGTCCAGAAAGGAGCCATGACACCAATGGAAGTATGTCAAGGACTGGGTCTATTCGATCTCAAACACAGAAAATGGCACATACAAGGAACGTGTGCTCTCAGAGGAGATGGACTTTACGAGGGTTTAGACTGGTTAGCTGGAACTCTCAAGGAGATGAGAGCTGCTGGATATTCTTCAGTAGGGACAtcattttaaagatataaaaggtttcattcaattttccctcgatcttcttcctctttgctGGCCTCTTCAGCCATTAAAAAGCATTTAGACTCGCTTGTGCTGTGCAGGTCCAGGTTGGCTGGTCGAAGCCGCTGACTCCTACAGTTTGCAGATTTCAAATTGTAATCAGAGTGTCTTGTTTCCCTTATCAAACTTGAAATTATCAGGTGCCTACTCTTTGGCCTTCACCTTTGAATGTTAACTGACTAGAATGtaatctatctatctatctatatatatatatatatatatcttcttGCACATAATTTCCTCTCCTTCCATCTCTCTTTACGttagtatatttattttgaaatgctGAAAAATGTCGGATGGTGTTTTTTTGGACCCTTTTTCGAATTCTCGAGTAACCCATGTGAGAACCTTTTTTAAGTTCAACGACTACGGGAGTAGGGGATCAAACAACTGtcaattaaaatgataattgatgTCTTGTTCACTTAACTATGCAGTTAAATTGACGAGAGAACTTCTAATACTATCATGGTTGACTAAATATAATGTGTCTTATGTCTTAGAATTTGTCGTTCTATCTTTTTTTGGCTACTATGTTTGGGGGCATCAAAACACGAGCAAAGCTATATgattacaataattttatgttttattttaacaatttaaaaacagtaaaaaaaaaaaaaaaaaaaaaaaaaaaaaaaaaaaaaaaaaaaaaaaaNGCAACAACattgaaactaaaattttgttaaaaattataCGAACtacttataaactttttacattttttcaataatattctttaaattttaaatgttttaatacatgtaactctaaaaaaaaaaaatacttttgttGTAATTTGTATCAgttctaataatatttattaattttttaaaatttcattaatatttttaacttaaaaagaaaaaatagtttagtcggaaaatgcattttttaaccattttttccttaaaagaTTAACTATATTTACGTAATTTCGAAAGTTTATAAAAGTTATCGTTGAAACAAGAtataaatggtttttttttgtctatatattatattttttaaagtttttaaaaggatattaatgtaatttttttaaaatttggtgaaaattatcttattttctgctaaaaatataattttaatttccatatatatatattttaaaatttaaatgtaccTATTAAACTAtacttattatttaattaatttctataaaaattaactttgAAAGTACATaggttaaaagaaaataaaaccagaattacaaaaactaaaataatatttatttattttgtactATTTTCCCAAACCTACCCGTTTACGGGAGATAGCCGGTTCAAAACCGGAAAATTGGTTAAGCCCGAGAAGCCATTTTCGAACCGTTATAATACCCAAATCCGAACGTTGCggttcaattttcaaatacaTATGCGGGGGAAAGAGAAAATCCCCAatctcatctctctctctctctctctctctggctGTGGTGCCTTTGCTGTATGTGTAATCGCAGTTCAAGTTTAGGTTCAGATCTCTGATACAGTTGCTTTGAGCTGATTTTCGATCGGACAAGAAGAAGTCAGGAACGATTTTCTGTAATCGTCAGGCTCCGCCGATTTTAGCAGGTAGTTCCTTACTCGTCTTTCGTcgtcttttttaatttattggcCCATTTGTTTGGTTACTTGAATTTTAAGACTGATTTCTCCTAGATCCCCTCCAGCGGTTTCAATCGGTAGCTTAGTTACTCGTCAGTAGTATTTTCACTCTCTGTTTGGTTCCAGTCCACTTCCACTTGATCCATTTGGACTCATCGGGACCCTGTTTTGCGTCCCATGATTTCATGACTCATAATTTGATGTTATTGGTTTTCTACTTGTACTACATTGTTTTTGGATTATGTTTTTTGTTCGGCACTGATCGCATTTCTGATGAAAAAGATTTACAACATTTTGTGTCTTAATCTTGCCCTTGCTGCGAAATGAACCAGTCGTACAGTTGCCATATTGATTAGTGTTATGCTAGAAATTGTAAGTGATCTGATGGAAGTACTATTTTCTATCCATTCTATCTTGTTTATTGTTGTTGCTGCAATGGTATGTTCTATACTTTTTCCATTCAGAgcaatgatatatttttattcttttccatTCACAGAATGTGTGTTGAAAATTACCATGTAATTGAGCTTGTTGGGGAGGGCTCTTTTGGAAAAGTGTACAAGGGAAGGCGGAAGAACACAGGCCAGGTGAATTGCGAACTTATATGGTTTTTGCTTTACTcgttaaaattattaatttaagttgTTTACGGCCCTTCTCAGACCGTTGCAATGAAGTTTATTATGAAGCATGGAAAAAGCGAGAAAGACATTCACAATTTAAGACAGGAGATTGAGGTACCCGACTAGTTTACTTGGCATTCCTGGCATGTGTACGGTCTGTAATCGTGTATAACGTTTCTTTGTAGAGCATTATATTGATGGCATCTTTTGTATCTCTGTGTTCCCAATTGTTGtatagaaatttatttaaggTGCTAGACatacatattttcttctttctttataatatttcCTGTTTCTAAGCAATCACGTATGATAAGTGAAGAATGGTCATTATTTATTGAgattaattattcttttcctGCGTAAAGTTAAGGTATTTGGTGTCATAACGTTGCAGATACTAAGAAAGCTGAAGCATGAAAATATCATCGAAATGCTCGACTCGTTTGAAAGCCCGCAAGAGTTTTGTGTTGTCACAGAATTTGCACAAgtaattcttcttcttatttcttGATATTGATTAAACACATATATGTTCAAAGCATACATTTTTGCCATTTAATTGTAGGTTCCAAAACATTCACATTCTGTATGGAGTGATGATACGTATAAAtgcatatatacatacatacatatatgttaagaacatatatatataatattgtttcaCGTATATACCAAAACCTAGCTTATGTGCAACATTAGTTTCACGTATGTGACAATTTCTGATTGGTAGGGTGAACTTTTTGAGATCCTTGAGGATGATAAATGCCTTCCCGAAGAACAAGTTCAAGCAATTGCAAAGCAGTTGGTAATCCATGAATTTATCTCTTTTCTTGGTCAATGATTATCTTAATATTGGGTTACTGAGACtttatagaatcattcaattgtatgaattttgaaatttctcttAACCTGATTAGAACAATTACTTTCAGGTAAGAGCATTGCACTACTTACACTCTAATCGTATCATCCATCGTGATATGAAGCCCCAAAACATTCTTATTGGAGCTGGATCTGTTGTTAAGGTTTGCCCTCACCTTATGCTTATTGACCATGTCTCTGTTACTAGCAGAACTTCTCAAGTGTTCTCTAAGTGAATAGTAGTAACTTCTTTAAGTGTCCTATTGTATCAAATTTGTCTGGGTAGTATGAAGCAGATGCATTCTAAATTATCATGAATGACATGTCAATACACATAAATTATGCGtcaccaaatttataaaagaacTAAAAACCGAAATGTTAGATCTAACATCAACTTAAAACATCAAGCtgaaaattaaatctaataaCAAAGTTAGAAACTTAAGAaactcaaaattgaaatttagttAGGAGAAACCTCAAATCTCAACACTCCTTAGTTTTTCTTTGTCACACCTAGCTTGTGGTGCATGTACAAACGGTCATATGACAGAGCTTTTGTGAGAACGTTGATGAATGGTTTAGAACTATAAAAATGagcttgattttgtttttttccctgATTGTTAAGCAGCTTGCTTTTGATTCTCGTCAATTCAGTACATCGTTACGtgagtttattaaaattactttttttttcttatgacAACCTTTTCGTCATGCATTGATGAAATAATGTGATTTAATGTATTAGTGTAATACCAATTTGTTGcatccaaattttctttatatgcTATTATTTCTAGTACaacatttttcttactttttaataattttaggcATTTTCATACTGATATCCCGTACTCTTTTTATGGTTTATTTACCCCAGCTTTGTGATTTTGGGTTTGCTCGAGCAATGTCGACAAATACTGTTGTTTTACGATCAATAAAAGGTAAGTTGTTCCAATTGTTCTCTCTGTATGATTGATCAggaatagaaaaggaaaatttgcATCTGGTTGTCAAATATCGACATCCCTCCTTTTTTCGCATTAAAGGGAAACTTCTATTGCATGCTCTACCTGATTACTAGTGAATGGTTAGAGTTACTTGTCGTTAGTTTTCttgtaaatataaaatgatctTGAGCAATGATGTATTGGACATTCATCTGCTTTATGAAAATGTAAAGTTTCTTTGATAACAATATGAGGCATTTCATCTTGGTCtctagttttaaattattataaagtcATTTGAACAGTACAACCACACTCCCTGTTTGtttattaatattgttttattaattttattcagGCACGCCTTTGTACATGGCTCCAGAATTGGTCCGTGAACAACCTTATAATCACACTGCAGACCTGTGGTCATTGGGAGTGATATTGTACGTGGATTATTGTTGtctttgattttatttctGTACATTATCTTCTACTTAGAAATTATGTACTTTTTATTCTTATGTTGCATCTGATTTTCTTAATTGTTAGTTGAATAATCTCTTTGTTCTCTAcgattttatgtttttgttcaattttcatccatatGCTATTATTCCATAGAATTGTCAATCGAGCTATATTAGATGTTGCAACGTTTTAATAGATTCTCTACTTTTCATGATTCGTATGTCATAAGAGATTACTTGTGGCGAACAAGGGTAAGTTACATATATACTTGCGTTTTATTGATGAAGTCCTCATTCACTGTTGCATGTGTGTATGTTGAGCAAAGTCCTTGTGTtcttttataagttttatttttatgtcaCAATTGAGTAAATGAAGCTCAAGGTATATCAAAGACTGTAATTGATTAAAAAGCCATAAATAGTGGAGAAAATAGTCATTGTTTTCTAGTAATTCCTGTACTTAAGAGGTACATTGGTCCACTTCATAGAATTACTCAATTTCAAGTTACGGCGCTGATTTTGTTGATGCTTATGCACTGTTTATGGAAGTAGTGATCTAATGCCCAACCATAGGATTATTGTGAACGTGATAGTTGACAGTTATTCTCCCTAGTAAACTGAAAATGAAAACTGGCTGAAACAGGTATGAGTTGTTTGTTGGCCAACCTCCATTTTACACTAACTCAGTGTATGCTTTGATTCGGCACATCGTAAAGGTATTTTATGTCATGACTTGATATTTATCCATGTTTTATTTTGCTAAAATTTCGAAGTGCTAGCTAATTTTACATTCAAAAAACCAGGATCCAGTTAAATATCCTGACAATATGAGTTCAAGTTTCAAGAGCTTTTTGAAGGGATTGCTCAACAAGGTTATTCTGAAGTTGCAGTACCTGATTCCATTTACCAGTTTTTCAATTATGTGTGCtgacttcaaatttttaattgatttttgcTCAAATTGGGAATAGGTACCTCAAAATCGACTCACATGGCCTGCTCTTCTGGA
This window encodes:
- the LOC111808678 gene encoding ADP-ribosylation factor 1-like codes for the protein MGQTFSRLFDTFFGNSEMRVVMLGLDAAGKTTILYKLHIGEVLSTVPTIGFNVEKVQYKNVVFTVWDVGGQEKLRPLWRHYFNNTDGLIYVVDSLDRERIGKAKTEFQAIINDPFMLNSVILVFANKQDMKGAMTPMEVCQGLGLFDLKHRKWHIQGTCALRGDGLYEGLDWLAGTLKEMRAAGYSSVGTSF